TACCCGCCTTTGCTTTCGAGATATCCAGCAGTAGGTTGAAGTCGTGGCCGGCGAAATCCTGTACCTCGTCGACGTATACACAGTCATAGAAACGCTCGATCCGCGCGCGTATGGCCGGTATGCATTTCCTCATCTCCAGCAATTTAGCCAGGCGGTTGTAGTAGAGCCTTCGACTGGCATCCCTAAAGCGCGCCATATCGCTGAGCGGCGTCCGAGGGTTGGTTGGCAGTCGAAAGTTCATGCCCCGAGTATTCAGCTCTAATTGCAGCAGTGGCCGGTAACAAAAACCGTGCAAAAAGGAGAAGTACGTCATGACGGTAATGTTGGGCGGAATCGTCCCGAATTTTTGGATGATGCGGTGTCGAAGTTGGCGATAGTTGTTCTCGGTATAGGTGACGATCAGGGAGCGCTGATCAAGGCTCAGGCGATCAATCACCAGGCTGGTTTTCCCGGATCCGGCAACCGCGAAAATCACGCTCTTATCCACTGGATCGCCTCCTGGATGTAGGCAGGTGCGACGAGTTCTTCTGGCTTCTTCGTAAGGAGCTCGAACGCCACATCCGCCTTGTTTTTGAGCATGTAATCCTGAACCGTTAGGGTCTTGCGTGCGCCCCCGAATAGGCCGTCACAGATTTTCTGGTTATCGAGGTAAAGGCCGATCTCGAACGTAGAGCGCTCATTGCTCTCGTCAGCGAAAATCCGGGCACCGTCGTACAGGCTGGCCTTGTAATTCTCGACGCAATTCTGCTGGTGATCATGGTCGTTGTCCCGGATTGCCGCGACTCTGATCCCAAGGAGCTTGCCGAGCTCTAGATAGCGTTTGAAGCTGGTACCACCGATCGAGATGATGTGGACGTTGTCTGACTGCGGAGTGGTTCCCGCGTGCTTGTTGTAGAAGTGTTCCAGAAGGATGAATTCGGCATCCCCCTCGACCAAAATGACCCTGTTCGACAACGCAAACTCAAGCACATTGTTGTCCGGGGCCTTCATGAAGAATTCGGCAGTGGACTCCGTCAGATCCTTGAGCCGGCCTGCCTTTTGTTCGGTTCCCAAGAGTAGAGCTCGACGAAGATCGAGTCGTGAGCAGATGTGACTACTGTGGGTGGCGATGAAGAGTTGAGTTCCCTGGGTGCGGGTCAGACGCTCTACCAGGCGCTTCATGTTCGTGTGGCTCAGATGGTTCTCGGGCTCTTCGAGCAACAAGGCGTGTAGGCCACCTCTGGCGTCATGCTTCTGCAGCGCAAAATTGGTCTTGATGAAACACTGCTCGCCCTTACCACGGTTTTCGATTGGGATCCCTTCCTTGGTGATCACAAGGTCAGTTTCCAGATTCGAACGCACGCTGGTTCGCAACGCGAACTGGTACTCGCCCAGCGTGGCATTCAGCTCCTTGAGATTGTCTTTTTGGAAGACTTCCTTGCCCTGACGGTATTGGTTTTCGAGCCGATGGCGGTCTGGCACCTGGGTGTGGAAGCCGAACACTGTCCGTGTATATTCCCGCGCGGCGTACTCAGTGTCGATTCGAGAGCTGTCGATGAGCAGGTGCTTCAGAGGCTTTCGATAGCTGACGTGGGGTGCCCCGGAGAAGGTGGAGAACTGCACCGCATAATATTCGTATGGAAAGCTCTCTTTGTTGTCCCGAAGCAGTTCAAGAATGGTTCCGCCGAAATCCTCCACCAAAGGAACGATGGCCATGCGCAGGCCATCACTGTCTGCCCCCGTCGAGTTCTGGCGTCCGTACAGGCCTTGGTCATCACCCGCCTCAAGAAAAATGTCCACTATCACCTCTGGCAGCAAATCGAGGCGAGCTGGGCCTGCCAGAAATTTCCTTACTGCAGATTGGTTCAGTAGTGCTTCGTAGCCGATGGTTTCGACCCGGCTGCGACTCGCACTAAATGCGAGATCAAGGGCCAGTAGGACGCTACTCTTGCCCGTCTCATTGTCCCCGATCAATACGTTGGTGCCGGCATCAAACTGAAGAGTCAGATCGCCAAAGCTTTTGAAATTGTGCAGCACGAGTTTGGTGATGGCCGGCATGAGCGTTTCCTGTTTGACCTTAGGCAGGGGGGTAAGCGTTCATCAGTCGATTTTGGAGACCTGGGCTTTCAGAACCATGGTCAACGTCAATCTGCGTTTAGTGAGGGTTTTGAAGCGTCCCTCCCTAGGGGCTTTTTCGGGTGCGGTTGTGGAGTGTTTCCACATGCCCAGAACTACGACCTCATCGTCCTTTTCAATGCCTTTGAGCCATGCTGGATCCCTGGCCCAAATGCTCACCTCCAGGCCAATGCCATTTTCTGCGTCATCCGGATCGACTCGGAACTTGTTCATCTGCAGGTTGATAACGTTCTTGGTTTTGTCACCCCTGATTTCAGTCCTGACGCTGCTCACCGCACCCTGAATCGCGACGGGATGTTGAACGGCGTTGTGCGACACTGCGTAATACGCTTCCGCATGGCGCTCCGGTTCGAAATAGAACTGATTCCAGGCGACCTTCACATTGCCCTCAAACACCAGCTCCAGATGCTGTTCAATGTCCTGATCTTTGTCACAGAGTGCGCGGAGCTTCAGAGCTCTCTTGGCGGAGTTGATGTACGCAGGAAGAAGATTTGGGTTGTGGGTGTAAGTCCGACCCGCTGTCGCCCGAGTGCCCCCATCATCCTTGAAATTACGACCACCTTTTTCCAGGGCTTCCTTGATCATGACCAGGCGCATCCGGTAACGATTGTGTTGGATGCTCTCGATCAGGTCTTCGGAGGTGCTGGCAATCTCGTTAATTTCCTCGTCCACACCGAATCGACAATTCGCGGCATGAGCACCTTTGGGATAGAGGCGAAAATAGCCCTGGACGAAAACAGACTTGTCATACATTTCACGGGTGTACGGTGGGTTGTGAGCGACTGGCGTACCGCATTTGCATTGAAGAGGCTCGGCACCTGTGCCCTTGGTGTATGTGTCTGCTTCCCATCTATCGCCGTTCTGGTCGAAGGCATGATCCATTTTGATGCCCATACTCACTCCTCATGTCAAAGGCGGATCCGATTCCATTTCATATCGAGCCTGAAGCGGCGGTCGCCCTGTTGGCGACTGCGTGGTATCCGATACGGTTGCGCTCCTGATCTCGGCGTCTAGGTGCCCGTTTTATGGCTATAGGCCACCAGTGTACTGATCGAGGACTAGCCTGCAAGCATGGGTTTTCCGCATTCTGAGCCGCTGTCCATCCCCGAAAGTTTTAGTCTGATGGCATCAAGATGGGGCCGCGTCCGGGCATGTTTTCGGCTGATTGGTTTTTCAGTGACACCAGCTTCGCCTCGCACTGCGCCCCCCACCCGGTCGTTTCCATCCGCTTAATCCCGTCATGAGTTGAGCTCAATGTGCGTGGGCTTCAAGCGTTGTGGTGGCACTATGGTATCGAGCCTCTGATAAACTCGCTGTCTTTTGCGGTGTAGTTGGCGGATGACAATGGAGTGGCAACCTTCTTTTCTATCGCGTCTATTCAGAAGAGCTGCTTCTTGGCGTCTGACGATCGAGAATGATGAGCTGAGCGTCATGC
The window above is part of the Pseudomonas fluorescens genome. Proteins encoded here:
- a CDS encoding ATP-dependent nuclease, giving the protein MPAITKLVLHNFKSFGDLTLQFDAGTNVLIGDNETGKSSVLLALDLAFSASRSRVETIGYEALLNQSAVRKFLAGPARLDLLPEVIVDIFLEAGDDQGLYGRQNSTGADSDGLRMAIVPLVEDFGGTILELLRDNKESFPYEYYAVQFSTFSGAPHVSYRKPLKHLLIDSSRIDTEYAAREYTRTVFGFHTQVPDRHRLENQYRQGKEVFQKDNLKELNATLGEYQFALRTSVRSNLETDLVITKEGIPIENRGKGEQCFIKTNFALQKHDARGGLHALLLEEPENHLSHTNMKRLVERLTRTQGTQLFIATHSSHICSRLDLRRALLLGTEQKAGRLKDLTESTAEFFMKAPDNNVLEFALSNRVILVEGDAEFILLEHFYNKHAGTTPQSDNVHIISIGGTSFKRYLELGKLLGIRVAAIRDNDHDHQQNCVENYKASLYDGARIFADESNERSTFEIGLYLDNQKICDGLFGGARKTLTVQDYMLKNKADVAFELLTKKPEELVAPAYIQEAIQWIRA